GGTGTGAAGGCATCTTCTCATTGTCATTCAATAAGTGAGCTTAATTGGACAAAGATGtgaactttttttgtttgtttgttctgtgtgtcGCTTACAAGAACCTAATATGTGATTGTTCCTCAAGATGGGACTTGAACTAGTGGGGAGATGATTTTGAAATAACTGAGAATGCTAACTAATATGATTTTGtacagaaaaaaattaaaaggttTACTCAACTCGTTTCCTTGAGCTCCTTTTTTTGTTCTTGACGAGCGAACGACTTCAACTCGACCCCCAGGAAGCATAGAGACATTTATAAATCACTCTGGACTCCTCTGGgagaacacatctgcatttcaCGCCTTTTATTTATGTGCACTATTTGGCAACAGGTATGacgtacattttctttttccatttaatAAATATGATTTCCATGGTTTAACTTGAGAATTTACATTGCAACAAGATTATGGCGACTATACAGGACACCAAGCTGTTATTTTCACAAAGAAGGTGCTTGCAGAAGTTTAGAAATGGAGACAGTGGTTTCATTCATCCTCGTCCCTGTAAAGAAAGAGGGCATTTGTCAGAATTTGTTTCTACGTTTTGTAACTCTATACTAGAACATAGCAAccacaacacagaacaaataaGCACTTTTGCCTGAAGCTCAACATCTTGacaagtctttaaaaaaacaaataaagtccACAGTAGTAGGGCAACAGATTGTAAAGAGATGAGGGATGGCGGCTCATTCCTGTTCTCACCAACTCCTTGTACTTGTTCAGAGCCTCCTGGACCACGTACTGGATAAAGGCCGGGTCCCCCAGCTCCAGCTCCCCGGGAACAGAGAGGGGAAGTGGGGGAGAGTTCAGGATGTTCACCTCCACTCTGCTCTCCGTGACGGATGCGTTCTGTTCATGGCTCTGGGGCGCCACCTGGAGGGTGGAAGGTGTCACCTGTTACACCGACCACCACCAGTCTCCATTATTAACTTTCTCCCCACTTATCTAAAAGATATTTTCTCTCCACCTTGCCTTTTTTTCATACATCTTTCTTTTATATTAGTAATGTGTAAATGTCCCATGTTTGATTCATCAATCggtggtggacgtgtggacgtATCCTTCAATCATGTATCTTGTGTGATGAAGACTCCCTGAAGACTTCATGTCATTGTCCAGCTCCACGTGCAGCTCCCGAAAACTGGGGCActctggagaggagaggtggtcAGACGAGTGGTTGTGTGCAAAGAGGTCAGCCGAGGTCAAACGTGGCGGAGGCGGTGCTTCACCTGTGACCAGCGCTCCCTGGCACGCCTCACACTGGCCCTGCAGCTGCCAGCACTCTGACGTCTGCTTGCGAAGGTCTCGGCACTACTTGCTGTTCTGCGGGAAACGCGGGAAACTTTCCCTCACTACACAAAAACGAGACACGTGTTCACCTGTTGGATTTGTGCCGTGTACTCCGACTGCAGGGAGTCTTGACactgcctctctgcctcctgcAGCCTCTCCGTCACCTCCTGAGCCAGGTGCTCTGCCCCCTGGAGACAGGAAGGGAAACATCTTTCATCCCCTTGCTTTGACTTCCGTcagcctttctctctctgcggaAGTTGGTCTCGCCTTCTTCTTGTCGCTGCTGTGACGGAGGGACTTCATGAGGTGTCCATGCTTCTGCTCGTTCCTCCACATCACCTCCCTCATCTGCTTCACCCCATACAGAGCTCTGCTCACCTCCTCGTCCACCAGCTTCTCCCCATTCAGAGACAACtctgagagacggagggagaaagACACCTGGGTGAGATGTTTTGAAAAAACACTTTTGTTGACAGATTTTTTACAGACAAAACTGTTGACTCTTTAATTATTAATACAATATGTTGTGTATGGCTCTGAATAATTTAAATACATCTAATTAAATAAAACTCAAATTAATTCAGTGTTTAATCAGACGCAAATGTGTGATGTGTGGCTGctgatgaaaaaacaaacagtctCTTTATACTCTGGTTCATATCCTAACACATTCCCTCAAAGACACATTTCCTCCGTGCTGACTCACGCTTTAAGGTGTCCTCTGAGATGCCAGTGGGTCGGTCCTGTGGGGCAGAATAAAGGACCCCCAGGGTCGCCACCAGAACAACCAAACCCAGCAGCAGCTTCATTGTTGAGCTCTGTGCTtataaagaaaaagagagaagtgatgatgacacagacacacaccgtggAAACCAAAACAGTCGGCGCTTTCTAGTCCGCTCCAGAAAGCAAATAGGATTTGAGCTTGAGTTATTAATCATCAATACTGTACATGTTCCTCGGTAAGTCTGCCACTCGGGGGCGCTACACATCTGTCTAGACATAATAAACTACAGCCAGATGTCCATAACACTCAGGTCAGATAATGACTTCATTTGAGGTGGTTGGACTACAAAGATGTGTCTCAATGATACTTTAGGAAACCTGCAGAAATACCAGTTACATAAAAGCTATCATTTTATCtgattttaaactttaaatcagACTTCTGTGGGGCAATATGAGGACGCATGATTAGATTTTAGCGTTTACTCATAAATTGAGTTTCAGTTTGTTCTAAATCTAAATGTTTCTATTGCTTTGCTGCATAATTTGAACCCCACAACTAGTGAAGAAGATTTCCTTCTTCAGTGGACACCTGTGTCACTTATCAGGCTAACCGATAACAGCTTTGcccgtgtttaaaaaaacaaattcctACCATTAGGGGGTCAACAACAGGGGTCACCCCCCCTAATAAGAGTCATCATAGGGCTCAGCTCAgggctgtgtttctgtctggaCTCTGTGGTCAGGCTTCATCAAGTCAAGTCACAAAAGCTGATATCATATCTTGTTTACAGGTTTGTTAACCTGTAAACAAGATAAACTGCACCTGCCCCAGTTCCGCCACACGAGGAGTTACATGACTTGGCATCCAGCAGGGATTTACAGTAAATGGGGATGTACTATATTTATGTTATTAAGGGTTTAAGCTGCTGTTACAATCATCTCTATTGTGCCCTCCTCTCAACACACCAAGCTGTTGTTTCTAACAGGCACTAAGATGAGGACGAGAGGCATACCAatctatacatacatgtatCATTATGAAATATAAACAAATCTAAAGAGGCACAATTTCTTAAAATTAGCAAGAAAACGCAATGCAGTCAAAACGACGGGAACATGAAGCTAATAAAACTATCGTAACATCATATATACGGAAAAAAGCATGACCCTATGAAAACAATCGACTCAAGTTAAACACAAACTACACAGTTATGATGATTAATCAAAAAA
This portion of the Pseudoliparis swirei isolate HS2019 ecotype Mariana Trench chromosome 8, NWPU_hadal_v1, whole genome shotgun sequence genome encodes:
- the clul1 gene encoding clusterin-like protein 1, giving the protein MKLLLGLVVLVATLGVLYSAPQDRPTGISEDTLKQLSLNGEKLVDEEVSRALYGVKQMREVMWRNEQKHGHLMKSLRHSSDKKKGAEHLAQEVTERLQEAERQCQDSLQSEYTAQIQQVAPQSHEQNASVTESRVEVNILNSPPLPLSVPGELELGDPAFIQYVVQEALNKYKELGRG